Below is a genomic region from Chelmon rostratus isolate fCheRos1 chromosome 7, fCheRos1.pri, whole genome shotgun sequence.
ATAAGCTCTGACTAATTACCGTAAAGGAAAGCACTGGAACTGGACGTGCCCCCTTTCAAGTCGAGAAGAAAAGCATGCTGGGCTGTGCTCAGGAAGTTACTGAGACTTCAGTTTGGGCGAAAGGGACCAGCAGAAGCTGTGCTGCTTTATACCTAAAGCCGCCTATAATAACATGGAGCAGATGGCATGCGTCTAACAATATGAGAAGACAAAGGAGACGGACCAGACGGGTTGGCCAGATTTAAAAGTGCAGGGCACGTATGGAGGGGAGGCTCTAAAGCCCGAAAATTAAAGACATTGTTTGTTAAGACCTTGCTAAGAGCATTAAACTCCTCAACAGCTCGCTTCTGGGAGCACGCAGCGTTTTGACAAGCCTGGTTTCCACAAAGTGAAATGCCCATAAAGCTCTCTGACCTGTGACAGACATGCACCTACAGTCcgtgtgtgcagcctgcagaagctgaaacatcccactgtttatgtgtatgtgtatggaCACATCGTGTTATATGATTCAATACATGATTAATACATGCAATAACAAATAACATGCAATTAAACCGTGACATTGTAAAATAATCTAATGTTTAAAAGCCAAATCATGATGATGGAACCGTGCTTCTTTTCACATTAAGTTTATTGCAGgtcatatttatttaattgcaGTTTTTACTTCAAAACACTTCCAAAGTCTGTTTTAATTCACAGTGCCATTTTTCTGCCCTGGTATTGATTTATTTCATAATGCCACTGTTCTTTAAGTCAAGGGCAGCTGGGCAGAGACTTGGGTCTGAATGAGCTGATGGATCATTCAGAAAttgttatgaaataaaaaaatgaccTGAAATAACCTGAAGCAGACAAAATAACATTTCCCTGGATTGTGTAAGTTTCATGGttatattacatattttgtCTATCCATTGAGGCTCCATTTTCCAAAAGGTTAAAAAGTTTAGTTTTTGCTGGAATTGCTTTACAATAGTGTTGATCCAACTTAATGTTGAAGGACACACTTTGTGGTGCTTGGGTCATTTCTAAAATTTGGCAAACACATTTTAGAAAAATCTCAGTACGACAATTCAATAGCAACACAAACTATTCAGTTGAATCTACACCTCCCTAAAAACAAATTTCAACAAAACTACATTTTAATTGAGTGCTTTTTTTCTTAAGATGGAAAGAAGAGTTGCACTTAAATCTCAAAATACTGTTGTAAACAATGTACTTCAGAGGCAAAGTTCCTCATGTGAACGTGGGGATTTTGACTGTGGCTTACCATTTACATTAAGCTTTAATTATGGTCAGAGACTCGAGTATTTCTGATGCTTGCCGAGGCCTTCTCATGaaagatgtaaaaaaagaaaaatacatcatctcatttttttattctacatttAATATGATGAAAACAAGGCCCTGTACAATCCACCTTCGCAGTGAGTACAATAattattttacaatttgtaCACATTAGAACATGGTGCTAGACTGGTTCCACCCGTTCAAAATGCAgtcaagaatgaaaaaaaaaaaaaaaaaacctctttgaAACCTGCACCACAAGAAACCTTCCATTCAAAGAGAGGAGATAAATCTTTCTGGCCGATCATACAGCAGGCctgaagtgaaaaatgtgtgatgaGAGACCAAACACCATTTATGGAGCTTTTATGTGCGTCTTATACCCCTGATTGATCCATTAGATAAAGCATGCCGTGAAGCTACAGCTCTTGATCTCTCTACCAACTAGTACAAACCTGGCCAAAGTATTGAAAATGGCATTTAATATTTCAGCTATGTGAGGTGCACTTAATTCGCATCAGAAATTAAAACAACCTcaaaaaacagacatatttGCAACATAAATTAAGCACTTAAGCACCTGTTCTCTCAAGTgctcaaaatgtgttttgctgctgttgtaaaCCAGGTGTGTACCAGGCAACACTTTGTCCTCttctttaaatttaaaatccTCCGGGAGGAAAAGGCCAAGAGTGTCTGTCAACCTGTACAGCCATCAATGtgccacaaaaaacaaacataacacactgacatcaacatttaaaacagGGGAGTGAATTCAAATGTTTTCTTGGTCTCCAAGTAGCCGTGTGTTTGCTCTaacatgttttcacttgttCTCGACAGCACGTACGTCCAATTCTCTCCAAAGGCCACAAGAAACATGATTTTGTACAAAACTAGATCCccctcctttcatttctctcagCAGAAGAAATCTAATATTGCTAGAAAACTTCCCCatcttttgcatgttttttttttacacattttatggAAGAAAGGTTAAGCTTCCCAGTGTTTCCCAGAATCAATGATGAAAGCACTTCCAAGTTCATTCAAACGCATAGCAgtccacaaaaaaaacaaggctcTCAGTTTCTCTCAACTCAATGTTAGCTTTCATTGGATTCACTTGTTTTATGCTACGTAAGTGTACACTTTGCGGTCCTCCGGTGTTCGTGCCAAATATTCCCTCTCAATGAGTCCTTCAATGCGCTTCTTGATGACTACAGGACTAGGGAGGAATCGTGCTCGCAACTGCTGCGTGACCTGTGGAGACAACAAATACAGTAACGTCAGTGTTTCATACTCCTGTCATTACTCATTTTATCACCATGATCAGCACCTTATTTTATATCTTTTGCcttcattttatgttattttattttacaaaactgCTCTGTCCAATACTGTGGACAGGAAGTggtcaaaacaaagaaaatgcataaatcatttttttttttttaaattaaagtgtAAAAGTTAATTACAGTAAGACATAATTTTATTGATTGTTTAGGGTTTTCAGTTCCAACTCTCTTGCCCTTGTTTCCTTGCTCAGGACCAGAGGGGCTCATTTCTTGGAACTCAGTAAGTTCATcaatacaaagagaaaaatatataaatgtaaacaaTGCTAATGTGGGCCAAAATGCAACCATTTCGGCTAACTGACCTCTGCTACTAGGACATTGTGCTGCATCTTCTTTCTGGACTTCATGATGCGAACAATGGCAGCTTCGATCTCATGCTTCCTGTCATCGTCCACTTTCTGCCGTGTCTCCTTCCTTTCCGGGTCTGACTCCCCTTGTTTAGCGGCCACTAGGTGGTGcagaagaaaggaaaataaatgcaaaagaCAAGTTCTTTTGTtacattttctgcagcacatgagGCTTATGTACATTTAAGTGTTTACTGAATACCATGGGATCAGAATATCGTAAGACCTATTCTGCCAAACGACTGCAGTACAGTTCAGTGCTGCAATATTTTGAATTGTTCTCTATCTTCAGAAGCACCAGTTCAACATATACCAAAACAATGCATCAGAAattcaaaaacattattttactttaatcaTAAGAAAACATCATACAAACTTAATGATGTTGTGTACCTGTCTGGATCTTGACACGGTGCAGTTTGGAGGTAAACTGGTCGTTGACTGTAAACACATGGCCGTTCTCAATCTCCTTGGACTTGGGCTCCTTGGTGAGAACTCTCTGAGTGGGCTTCCCACAGGCCAGAGACTGCAGCGCTCGCACCAACTCCCTCTCTGGGATGTCCGTCTCCTGCTGGATCTCCTGCAGGTTGGAGAAATCCAGTTCGGGGCAATGAAACAATAAGCAAGACgtaacagagagaaaagctgaaacTTGTATGATAAATTCCTCATCAAGGAGTTGTCAACTGTAAATCACCaggttgctgctgtttctgggCACAGCAAAATCTTTTTGTGATACAACAGGAACTGTAACATACAGTTACAGTGTGCAGGGGCAGTGGGGATGATGTGTACCTCAAAGGTGGACTTCTCTCTGTTGTTGAAAAGCATGAGGATGGTCATCTGGAAGGTGGAGACCTGCAGGATGTGCTTCCTGGTGTTGGAGCCGGTTACCTGGGCTCCTCCTACTCCGACCTCTGACCCATCCTCCTTTTGAAATGTTGGGATTAAACATCAGaatctaaaaacatgtttcagaatCCACTTCCACAAGAAATTATGTGTGTTCTgttatttaaataatttcattatttaaacactttaacaacacaacacaaacacaaattagaGCTTCTTGCTAGAACATTTTCAGTGTGGCCTCTAAACTTTGGTAACAAAACTAATACTTTGGAAAACAGCCCGACTGACAATATATGGAAACTTGGTCAACTTGTCATTTCCCATTGTCCATTGTTCTTTCACATAATTATGGCATACAGTATCAGTATGAGTAGAAATGCACTGATATTCCGCTTTAAGTTGGTGCATACCTTTTTGATGGGACCGTAGAAGGTGGCGTTTAGATCTGCAGAGCCCATATGGTGCTGCAGTGTGAGTTGTCTGCCGCTGTGCTTACCAAGATAAAACCTACAAGCAGAAAGGAGTCATTCTAGGTTAACATCTAAGAATAGTCAGTGTACCACAATTAATCCAACTTAAGTGTTGATACTTTCTGCAACAGGCCCGAGGAGAAGACCTTAACAACATGGCAAAAATATGATATATATTCTATTTCTAGGAATAAACGCAAGCTTATAGCTTCAGAAATGGGTCAGGAGCTGAAAAAGGTGGTTACTTTGGTCGGCTTCCAATTGTGACATAACATAATGTGGCTTAGTAAGACTCTTGCTTTTGGATCACACATTTCAGAAATCCCTGGACTGAAAACAAAGTTCTAAAACCACACATTTAAACTGTAAACTTGTTATTCTGTGCTTCAAGTGCACAAGTGACTGACCTTCTAAAGACTTCAAATGCATGTCGCGGTGAAGGGGGGATGTTGCACTTGGGTGTTGCTGATTGTGTTGGCCAGTATCCCGTAGTCAGGACTCTAACAGTGAGATCAACTCCTCCGAGTGACACCTGGAGTTGGAAAAAGCATGAGATGCACAAACAGGTTTCAGTCTACTCTGATGTAATAACACCCCGTACACTGCGTTTTTTGGTGCATttagaaacagataaaacagacagaacttaagtagacaaaaaaaaaaactgcagaccATTAACACAAATTAGGCACATGTGCTGTTTATCTGAAACAGATCACTGTGCTAAATTGAGAAAAATTCAGAACATAAATATAACCTAATAGATTAGAAAAAAATAGGTTTCACGTGGGTTTaaaattgactttttaaaatatagaCTAAGCAAACAATATGTACAAATAATTACAGGGATTCATGCTCTCAAATTTATTGTCTGCTAAACATGAGTCACATTTGTTTCAGTTAACCAGAATGACAAATACAGTGACAGAGGCTCTGAGACAAAAAGCATTGTGACATCGCAGCACAAGCCAGAAATTAGCAGCATGTATTCCCAAGGTTTGAACAGTGGTGCATAACTGTTTTCATGTCAGAGCAACGCAGCAACGCTCAGTCGCTCAAGCAGCCGTGTATTGATTACAGGCAGCAAAGTGGGCTTGTTATTTGTAGAGTGAGCTGTGGCGTGTAGCGTCTCCTCACCCCAGTTGTCTGTAGATGTTGTCTAAACTCGTCCATGGTGGTGTTGGAGATGCTCATATCCCGGAACATGCCCTCCAGTTTAGAGGTGAACTGACAGCCACACTCGGTCTGAGCAATGAAGACCACAAGAGGGATCACATTTAGTTTGTCAAAAGACATTCAATTTAAATGATTATCAACTTCGAACAGCAGCATGTGGGTACAGTCTGCTTACTGTAGGTTTCTTCTGTCCAAAACTTTCTTTGTAATCTACCAACACATTGACTAAAGCTTAAAACTTTACCCTTGGGGTTTAGATACCATGAACAAGATCACACAAGATGCCTAAAAACACCTTTTAATGTGAGCTGACAGAAAATTACAGTTTCAGTTTAGTTAAATTACAGTATgtaaagaacattttttttattttgactggATAgcacaggaaagagagaaattgcataaaaaatcttttaaaagctACATAACCTTCTCATCCTGAGGTGGAAGGTTCTTATTCAATCAAAAGCTTTTCTGAAATCGCCTTATTTTACTGCTCACCTTAAGCTTTGAGATCATGTTCTTCTCAGAGTCATCAGAGACGCTCTTGTTGGTGAGCAGCCTGCGGGCCAGGTGCTGCTTGTAATACCTCTCAAACACGTCCTTTTCCTGCATGAAGCGGAACAGCACCATGGCCTTGTCTAGTATAGActccacctcctgctctgtcaactggacaaaaaaacaaaatgatggaTGTTACAAAGGATGGTCATGAACACAGTCAGTTTCATGGTGCAGTGTGGTACCAAATCCTGTACAAGCAGGCGTTTAGCGTATTCTAAAATAAGAGTATGAATCCATTAAAGGGCTCACCCCTTTTACTCCTTTCTTCAGTTTGTCATCAATGAAGAGTGACAGGTACTCAGGCGAGCGAGAGTTGAGATTAAGGAAGTACTCAAAGTCGCCTGCAATAGTTTGTTTGAAGAGCCGGTCATTATTGAAGGACTCCTGGAGGAAGCGGTCGAAACGTGACTTCAGGTCCAGCAAACCCTGCAGGCAAGGAGACAAGGATGAATGGGGATCATACAGGTGCAGTTCAACAACAGTAGCTCCAGCAGAGGAAAGCTGGTCTCATCAGTAAAGAGCCAGTCTGCTTCAAAAGCACTGAAAGATTTTCAGAAACAGTGCCTCTGCTCTTGTCGCCTGAAAGACCTCACACGTTATTTAGTACAGCGCAGCGACGCAGTGTGGTTGAGGGCAGAGATCATCATGGTTTGTGGCCACAAAGGCAGGGGGTCAGAGCAGTTATCCTCTGCTGGGAAGTTATGGAAGCACATTATGGTCAAGAACCAGCACGCAATAATGTGCCAAAGCATGCTGAGCCAGGAGAAATTGCTCCATGATCACTAACAAGGTTAGATGTTAGCACTGATTTCATTCACCTAAAATATATGTGGTTAGAAGGTTATAGTGTGCTTCAACACCATCAGCCCGGCCTACTCTTAGAGGAGATAAGGCATTCCTGCAGATTCACAAGACTGAGCAATAACCTCACTGCACTGTAATGTCTCCTGACATCCCATCGTCTTACCTGGATGTAGTCCACAGGgttctttccctctccctcctctgacaCGAGCGCCTTGCCTTGCTCCCGCAGGTATGAGCTCATACACTCACACATGGTCTTGAGCCCGTTGGGAACCCTGCTGAACAGCTTGTACATGCACGCCAAATCTGTGACGGatatgcatgaaaacacacacatacacacacaagcacacatattAGAAATCCTTTTCCACCAAGTGGAAAAAGGACTGGGCAGCTGAAAAAACTGAGCTTTATTTGCGCACAGTGAACTGAAATACCTGAGTGTGCCAATGtgaaaatatgatgatgatgatgatgatgatcactGAAGCTACTACGCTGCAGTCCCACTTCTTTCTAAATCCAATCATTACAACTGCATTCTTCCTCTTGTATTGTTTGTGACATGAGAAAGGGGACTGCACTACTGATCCAGTAAAATGTAGATATCTCTTGCAAGAGGCAATTAGATGGTTTGCTAAAGAGTTTGGGGGAtttctgtctcccttttttGGAGTGAACCATGAACTCTGACTGTAGCTTGTGTGGATTTCATTTTCCCCCATAACAAGGACAATAAACATGACATACACATGAAGCACAAGCAGCACAAGACTGCAGCACTCTTACCGTCTGTCTTGCCATTTTTGAGCATGTGGACCAGGCCAGAGTTCTCCATCTCTACGATGGTCTTCATGTGTTTGGAGATGAGCTCACGTTCCACCACCTTGACAATAGGCTCCTCTGTAGATTTGTCCAGGCAGTGCATCACCCGCTCAATCTCCTCATTGATCCTAGCTTCCACCTTCTTTATGTACACACTGGCACTGTTTTCTGCAAGGAACTTTTGGCTCTCCATCTGAGTATGAACAAGAAACACTCTGAagcttaaaaaatgtttctcaaaATCATTTCCACTTACTTTCAATTTTACAAAAATGCACAGTCACAGGAATTATTTTCTCCCACAAACCTGGAAAAATTCTGCAGACATTTCTAAGAACGGTGCCTCAAAGTCTTCTTCATAAACAGATCTCCCTTCAAGGCCGAGGATCATTAACATTTGGCAGGCATTTCTAATGGCCCCCCTGGTAGAGAAGAGAAGCAGACCAAATGTTGAAAACGCAATCAGTGATGCAAAAGaaaagtgccaaaaaaaaaaaaaaaacccaaaaacaaaatcaaaaacaaaccaacaaacattTCACGATGCTCATTTCACACTTACTATGGCTGCCAACTAACTTGATTGTTCCTTCatctaaaaacaacaagaggCTCAGAAAAATCAATGCTTTAAATGTCAAAGCCTGTTTCAGTGAACTTCCCAGCAGGTTTAATTGTAGCAGAGGTACCTGACAGCTGCATTTATTGTTTATGGCGAAAGCATGTACCCTGTCTGGTGAAAAAGGGTGATTTAACATTTCCCTTAATTTGACTTAATATGAAGGATGTGAAGTCAATTTTCTTCCCAATTTATGTGCAACTGGAATTAAAATTAACTTGTCAACATAAACTGGCAATTAGTTAGGTTGTCATGCATGCAATCAATGCTGAGTTTCTGGCTACCTGtccaccacctcccccttcctctcgCGTGCGATCATGTCCAGCAGGGTCTGTCGGAGGTGGTCTCTGATGCAGCCATAACGAACCACCTGATCCCTAAAAATGATAAGTCCCAGGTTGTAGACATTCTCTACATTGTTCTGCTGTACGTACACCCGGTCCTGTGGGACAGACACATGAAAAGGTGAATTAATGTCTTGGACAACACTGGATATATGCATTTCCTCTCCAAGGTTctcatatatgtatatatctcAGTTATGTAGTGACATAACGACTGAAATATTGCCAAGATCAATTGTTTTCCCAGACACATTTCTAAAGCAGGCCTGATGTTCTCTGTTCTACAGTGattattcaacattttagaaacagtttcattttcattttcaaatacatatgtgtctgtgttcataCATACACTATGCAAATACAATCATAGGGTATTTCCACACTATTTATGGTTTAAGTTTAATCCTGCATAGACTTGGCAGCACTCTCTGAAAGTGAGGCGGCCTCTTGAGTTTGTTCGAAGAACAGTTTAAAAAAGTCACACTCACAGGTTGTTATTTGTcagatttgattggctgctCCTAATATGGACTCTTAAGAATCAGAGGCCAATATGCCAAAGGTACAGTTGCTGATAGAGTCACAAAAGTCTCATTAACTCAGccaataaacttttttttactactCTAAACCAACATGTGTACCTGAAACTGCActtgacagaaaacattttctttagtCAGAGCACACATCAATGAGTTGTACCTGAAGCataacagacagacaagatTTCTAAAATAATGAGCAGTATTCACTTCTGTAATTTTCTTGtgacctcagtctcctcactCATGTGTGCTGTTATGAAGCTGTGTAAATGTGTTAGATCCGGGGAAACATCAGCTTCTCACCATGTACATCAGGATGTCTCTGATCATCACCATCGCTGTTTGATGGTCATTCCAGGCCTGATTGAGGGTTTGGAGGAAGTTATTGTTTAGGGAGTTGAGGACATCTTCTCGTACCTTTTGGggggacaaacacacatgcatgaagtGGACATACGACACCAAGTTCTGCAGTGTTACTGACAACATACTGACCAAGGACCAGAAACTTGAAAACTCCTTGTTGAAGAAAATGCACCTGCATCAAGCTGACACTTCAATGCAGTATTTTAT
It encodes:
- the cul3b gene encoding cullin-3b, whose protein sequence is MSNLSKGGTKKDTKMRIRAFPMTMDEKYVNNIWDLLKNAIQEIQRKNNSGLSFEELYRNAYTMVLHKHGEKLYTGLREVVTEHLINKVREDVLNSLNNNFLQTLNQAWNDHQTAMVMIRDILMYMDRVYVQQNNVENVYNLGLIIFRDQVVRYGCIRDHLRQTLLDMIARERKGEVVDRGAIRNACQMLMILGLEGRSVYEEDFEAPFLEMSAEFFQMESQKFLAENSASVYIKKVEARINEEIERVMHCLDKSTEEPIVKVVERELISKHMKTIVEMENSGLVHMLKNGKTDDLACMYKLFSRVPNGLKTMCECMSSYLREQGKALVSEEGEGKNPVDYIQGLLDLKSRFDRFLQESFNNDRLFKQTIAGDFEYFLNLNSRSPEYLSLFIDDKLKKGVKGLTEQEVESILDKAMVLFRFMQEKDVFERYYKQHLARRLLTNKSVSDDSEKNMISKLKTECGCQFTSKLEGMFRDMSISNTTMDEFRQHLQTTGVSLGGVDLTVRVLTTGYWPTQSATPKCNIPPSPRHAFEVFRRFYLGKHSGRQLTLQHHMGSADLNATFYGPIKKEDGSEVGVGGAQVTGSNTRKHILQVSTFQMTILMLFNNREKSTFEEIQQETDIPERELVRALQSLACGKPTQRVLTKEPKSKEIENGHVFTVNDQFTSKLHRVKIQTVAAKQGESDPERKETRQKVDDDRKHEIEAAIVRIMKSRKKMQHNVLVAEVTQQLRARFLPSPVVIKKRIEGLIEREYLARTPEDRKVYTYVA